From Methanomassiliicoccales archaeon LGM-RCC1, one genomic window encodes:
- a CDS encoding homoserine kinase, whose protein sequence is MSDEWVKIAAPATSANIGAGFDTFGMAFEGPCDIIEGRKTESGIRIVEVNGPGASSIPRDPEKNSVSIAAKKALEMAGADFGIDIKITKGIRPCSGMGSSGASASGGAYLGYVLTGEKLSMDEVIIAAATAEGVTSGGFHADNVAPCILGGFTIIRSNQPLDVMSVKAPENLGIVAALPDVMVPTKDARAVLPKEVSLKDMVFHIGHSSSLVYAMMSGNIDLIGRSIADAVIEPARQKLVPHIKEAEEAAMANGAISSCISGSGPCILSLFNKDNNDGKAIADAVRKVYSDNGMACDTWITNCGTGCRRI, encoded by the coding sequence ATGAGCGATGAATGGGTCAAGATAGCGGCACCTGCGACGTCTGCCAACATCGGAGCCGGTTTCGATACCTTCGGAATGGCCTTCGAAGGTCCCTGCGACATAATCGAGGGAAGGAAGACCGAATCCGGGATCAGGATCGTCGAGGTCAACGGGCCGGGAGCTTCCAGCATCCCGAGGGATCCCGAGAAGAACTCCGTCAGCATCGCGGCCAAGAAGGCTCTGGAGATGGCCGGAGCGGACTTTGGTATCGATATCAAGATCACCAAGGGCATCAGGCCCTGCAGCGGCATGGGCTCCTCAGGCGCATCGGCATCGGGAGGCGCATACCTCGGATACGTCCTCACCGGAGAGAAGCTCTCCATGGACGAGGTCATCATCGCAGCGGCCACCGCCGAAGGTGTCACATCCGGGGGATTCCATGCCGACAACGTGGCCCCGTGCATCCTCGGAGGATTCACCATCATAAGGTCCAACCAGCCCCTGGACGTCATGTCCGTAAAGGCACCTGAGAACCTGGGGATTGTAGCGGCACTGCCGGACGTAATGGTCCCCACGAAGGATGCAAGGGCGGTGCTTCCCAAGGAGGTATCGCTGAAGGACATGGTCTTCCATATCGGACACTCGTCATCCCTTGTCTATGCGATGATGTCCGGCAATATCGACCTCATAGGAAGGTCCATAGCCGACGCGGTCATCGAACCCGCGAGGCAGAAGCTCGTACCTCACATTAAAGAGGCCGAGGAGGCCGCTATGGCCAACGGCGCGATCTCATCCTGCATAAGCGGATCGGGACCGTGCATTCTATCACTCTTCAACAAGGACAACAACGACGGCAAGGCGATAGCCGATGCCGTCCGCAAGGTCTATTCCGACAACGGTATGGCCTGCGACACCTGGATCACGAACTGCGGTACCGGATGCAGGAGGATTTGA
- the thrC gene encoding threonine synthase produces MAAHKVICWDCGAEVDDPFVNTCPKCGGLLTVKMDLEKVKEMKPEDLRKEPIGVWRYHPFMPVDPKNKVSIQEGGTPLYPTKALGEAIGCKNAFVKFEGLNPTGSFKDRGMTIGVSHAKELGATTVGCASTGNTSAALAAYAAKAGMKCAVFLPDGNVAMGKLAQALFFGAKVLAIDGNFDDALALARKMADERKLYLLNSINPYRPEGQKSVLFEIMDQLSYDIPDRIILPVGNAANIWAVYKACMELKEVGWIDKVPMLTGIQAAGSAPVARAFAAKNDNFEPEHNPETIATAIRIGNPVSGRKALKAMYSTGGYCTTVTDEEIIAAQQLLGRKEGVCVEPASAASVAGLKKLINLGVADKDERVVCICTGNGLKDPNAIIDNCVPPIKCGNSVADVERILSN; encoded by the coding sequence ATGGCAGCACACAAAGTAATCTGTTGGGATTGCGGAGCAGAGGTCGACGACCCGTTCGTCAACACCTGTCCCAAATGCGGCGGTCTCCTGACCGTCAAGATGGATCTGGAGAAAGTCAAGGAGATGAAGCCGGAGGACCTCCGCAAGGAGCCCATCGGAGTCTGGAGGTACCATCCGTTCATGCCCGTGGACCCCAAGAACAAGGTCTCCATCCAGGAAGGCGGAACACCTCTGTACCCGACCAAGGCGCTCGGCGAGGCCATCGGTTGTAAGAACGCTTTCGTCAAGTTCGAGGGACTCAATCCCACTGGATCCTTCAAGGACAGGGGAATGACCATCGGAGTCTCCCACGCGAAGGAGCTCGGAGCGACCACCGTAGGATGCGCATCCACCGGAAACACCTCCGCTGCGCTGGCGGCCTATGCCGCCAAGGCAGGGATGAAGTGCGCCGTGTTCCTCCCTGACGGAAACGTCGCCATGGGAAAGCTCGCACAGGCCCTGTTCTTCGGAGCCAAGGTCCTGGCGATCGATGGTAACTTCGACGACGCCCTCGCACTGGCCAGGAAGATGGCCGACGAGAGGAAGCTGTACCTGCTCAACTCCATCAACCCCTACCGCCCCGAGGGACAGAAGTCAGTCCTCTTCGAGATCATGGACCAGCTGTCCTACGACATCCCCGACAGGATCATCCTGCCTGTCGGCAACGCTGCCAACATCTGGGCCGTCTACAAGGCATGCATGGAGCTGAAGGAGGTCGGATGGATCGACAAGGTCCCCATGCTCACCGGTATCCAGGCCGCGGGTTCAGCGCCTGTCGCAAGGGCGTTCGCCGCCAAGAACGACAACTTCGAGCCGGAACACAACCCCGAGACCATCGCGACCGCCATCAGGATCGGAAACCCCGTCAGCGGAAGGAAGGCACTCAAGGCCATGTACTCCACCGGAGGTTACTGCACCACCGTCACCGACGAGGAGATCATCGCGGCTCAGCAGCTCCTCGGAAGGAAGGAGGGAGTCTGCGTGGAGCCCGCATCCGCGGCATCGGTCGCAGGACTCAAGAAGCTCATCAACCTCGGAGTGGCTGACAAGGATGAGCGTGTGGTCTGCATCTGTACCGGAAACGGTCTGAAGGATCCCAATGCAATCATCGACAACTGTGTACCCCCGATCAAGTGCGGAAACTCGGTCGCAGACGTCGAGAGGATCCTCTCCAACTGA
- a CDS encoding DEAD/DEAH box helicase: MAAIPTASGKSLIGYIPALEMMVQKGKKVLYIVPLKALASEKKEDFDKFSHLGIKAHMSTGDLDSDDKGLEDADVIVATSEKADSMIRHGSKWIESVGLVIADEIHMIHDPGRGPTLEVALTKFMRRNRDLQIIALSATMSNAFDLAEWLHAKLVESDWRPIPLKEGVYYDGMIKFDDRTSREVPSDGEEVWSLVKQAVQDGGQSLVFVNSRRSTEALAVKYSKNMSALAGRTLTPQELYVLEGDSSESTATGRKLSSCVKCGIAFHNAGLTYKQRKYVEDNFRNGTIKCIVATPTLAAGINLPARRVIVRDTSRYESNYGNSPISVMEVKQMCGRAGRPGYDPYGEAVLVAKNQADFDHLMEDYVDHDTERLTSKLFNEKVLRSHVLGLLATGDADSHEGIIDFLKETFFGTVSQLFGIEGVVDSIVMSLIEEDMARSHNEVLRATSFGKRVSDLYIDPASASILREAVTNINDDTENIQILLAAAMTPDVIGMYPKKSDLDRLNAVSDEIWDKMLVDPDDIEDYDPEFVNSDLKVALLINDWIEEMDEDTLTETMGIGPGDIRSKIDMMDWIIYAMSEIAYMFNPDAMKKIRPLMTRVRYGVKEELIELVSFRGVGRSRARVLFDKGIRTRSDVAAISEEELAAIPRIGPALAAKMKEQAGGKTFVVEKMAPSEEEAMLDEMAAEFDIPMDDEKPVEDEKKKVEEDGPKQTNLFDF; this comes from the coding sequence GTGGCTGCCATACCTACGGCGAGCGGAAAGTCGCTCATAGGATACATCCCCGCTCTGGAGATGATGGTCCAGAAGGGGAAGAAGGTCCTCTACATCGTGCCGTTAAAAGCACTGGCCTCCGAGAAGAAGGAGGATTTCGACAAGTTCTCACATCTGGGCATAAAGGCGCATATGAGCACCGGGGACCTGGATTCGGATGATAAGGGTCTGGAGGATGCCGACGTGATAGTCGCGACGTCCGAGAAGGCGGACTCGATGATACGCCACGGGAGCAAGTGGATCGAGAGCGTCGGCCTTGTGATAGCTGATGAGATCCACATGATACACGACCCCGGAAGGGGGCCTACGCTTGAGGTCGCACTGACCAAGTTCATGAGAAGGAACAGGGATCTCCAGATCATCGCCCTGTCCGCCACGATGTCCAATGCGTTCGACCTTGCGGAATGGCTTCACGCCAAACTGGTCGAGAGCGATTGGAGACCCATCCCGCTTAAGGAAGGAGTCTACTACGACGGCATGATCAAGTTCGACGACAGGACGTCCAGGGAAGTGCCCTCTGACGGAGAAGAAGTATGGAGCCTTGTCAAGCAGGCCGTCCAGGACGGCGGCCAGAGCCTGGTGTTCGTCAACTCCAGGAGATCCACGGAGGCTCTGGCGGTCAAGTACTCCAAGAACATGAGCGCACTTGCCGGAAGGACGCTGACCCCTCAGGAACTCTACGTCCTGGAAGGGGATTCCTCCGAATCCACAGCAACAGGAAGGAAGCTTTCATCCTGCGTGAAATGCGGCATCGCATTCCACAATGCGGGACTCACCTACAAGCAGAGGAAGTACGTCGAGGATAACTTCCGCAACGGAACCATCAAATGCATAGTCGCAACACCCACTCTGGCAGCGGGAATAAACCTCCCTGCCAGAAGAGTCATCGTCAGGGACACCTCACGTTACGAATCGAACTATGGCAATTCCCCCATCTCAGTGATGGAGGTCAAGCAGATGTGCGGTCGTGCCGGAAGACCCGGCTACGATCCTTATGGTGAAGCGGTCCTGGTCGCCAAGAATCAGGCCGACTTCGACCACCTCATGGAGGACTACGTCGACCACGACACCGAGCGCCTGACATCCAAGCTCTTCAACGAGAAGGTCCTGAGAAGCCACGTGCTCGGATTGCTGGCCACAGGCGATGCGGACAGTCACGAAGGAATCATAGACTTCCTCAAGGAGACGTTCTTCGGTACAGTCTCACAGCTCTTCGGCATCGAGGGCGTCGTGGACAGCATCGTAATGTCCCTGATTGAGGAGGACATGGCCAGGTCCCACAACGAGGTCCTGAGGGCAACGTCCTTCGGAAAGCGTGTGTCCGACCTCTACATCGACCCTGCTTCAGCATCTATTCTCAGAGAGGCGGTCACGAACATCAATGACGACACGGAGAACATACAGATCCTCCTTGCGGCGGCCATGACTCCGGATGTCATCGGAATGTATCCGAAGAAATCCGACCTTGACAGGCTGAACGCCGTCTCGGATGAGATTTGGGACAAGATGCTGGTCGATCCCGATGACATCGAGGATTACGATCCAGAGTTCGTGAACAGCGACCTGAAGGTCGCTCTGCTGATCAACGATTGGATCGAAGAGATGGACGAGGACACCCTGACCGAGACCATGGGCATCGGTCCCGGTGACATCAGGTCCAAGATCGACATGATGGATTGGATAATCTACGCCATGAGCGAGATCGCATACATGTTCAACCCTGATGCCATGAAGAAGATCCGTCCTCTGATGACCCGCGTGAGATACGGAGTGAAAGAGGAACTCATCGAACTGGTCTCGTTCAGAGGTGTCGGAAGGAGCAGGGCCAGGGTCCTGTTCGACAAGGGCATCCGCACCAGATCGGATGTCGCTGCGATTAGCGAGGAGGAGCTCGCAGCCATCCCGAGGATCGGTCCTGCGCTCGCTGCCAAGATGAAGGAGCAGGCCGGAGGCAAGACATTCGTCGTCGAGAAGATGGCGCCTTCTGAAGAGGAAGCGATGCTCGATGAGATGGCGGCCGAATTCGACATCCCGATGGATGACGAGAAACCTGTTGAAGATGAGAAGAAAAAAGTGGAAGAGGATGGTCCTAAACAGACCAACCTCTTCGATTTCTGA
- the hypD gene encoding hydrogenase formation protein HypD has protein sequence MFKYRDEETAKKILNGIKDMGVKAKFMHICGTHQDTIVRFGLEQMLNDVGIEIAQGPGCPVCVTTSQEIADAITLAKNGVTVTAFGDLMRVPTTIGSLFQAKSEGADVRIVYSIDDAVQMARDQPDKPLVFVGVGFETTAPSTCVPLHKDDCPENFSVYSCHRICPPVLKTIFDLGETNIQGLIEPGHVAVVTGTEMFKPFSEGPYNMPQVVSGFEPLDLLMSVYMLCKQIKDGRHEVENEYTRLVRTEGNPIAMKLIEDTFTPVDRYWRGFPNVPKSALALKPQFADHDATKVHEDILKTTPSVEAEAKGCKCGDVLRGLIKSEQCPMFGKVCKPTNPMGPCMVSAEGNCSIAYRLGNKRL, from the coding sequence ATGTTCAAGTACAGGGACGAGGAGACGGCCAAGAAGATCCTGAACGGGATCAAGGACATGGGAGTGAAGGCCAAGTTCATGCATATCTGCGGAACGCACCAGGACACCATCGTCAGGTTCGGTCTGGAGCAGATGCTGAACGACGTGGGCATAGAGATCGCTCAGGGGCCTGGATGCCCGGTGTGTGTCACCACCAGCCAAGAGATAGCGGATGCGATCACGCTAGCCAAGAACGGCGTCACCGTCACGGCCTTCGGCGACCTTATGAGGGTGCCCACCACGATCGGGTCGCTCTTCCAGGCGAAGTCCGAAGGAGCCGATGTGAGGATCGTCTACTCCATAGACGATGCCGTGCAGATGGCCAGGGACCAGCCCGACAAGCCCCTTGTCTTCGTAGGGGTCGGATTCGAGACAACCGCCCCCTCCACCTGCGTCCCCCTCCACAAGGACGACTGCCCCGAGAACTTCAGCGTGTACAGCTGCCACAGGATCTGCCCCCCTGTGCTCAAGACCATATTCGACCTCGGCGAGACCAACATCCAAGGACTCATCGAGCCCGGACACGTAGCCGTCGTCACGGGAACTGAGATGTTCAAACCATTCTCGGAAGGGCCCTACAACATGCCTCAGGTGGTCTCCGGATTCGAACCCCTCGACCTTTTGATGTCCGTCTACATGCTGTGCAAGCAGATCAAGGACGGAAGGCATGAGGTGGAGAATGAGTACACAAGGCTTGTCAGGACCGAGGGCAACCCCATAGCTATGAAGCTGATTGAAGACACGTTCACCCCGGTGGACCGCTACTGGAGGGGATTCCCCAACGTGCCCAAGTCCGCACTGGCGCTCAAGCCCCAGTTCGCGGACCACGACGCCACCAAGGTGCACGAGGACATCCTGAAGACCACTCCCTCTGTCGAGGCGGAGGCTAAGGGATGCAAGTGCGGCGACGTCCTCAGGGGACTCATCAAATCGGAGCAGTGCCCGATGTTCGGAAAGGTCTGCAAGCCCACCAACCCGATGGGCCCCTGCATGGTGTCCGCGGAAGGTAACTGCAGCATCGCATACAGATTAGGAAACAAGAGGCTTTGA
- a CDS encoding hydrogenase maturation nickel metallochaperone HypA: protein MHEVSVVATLVDAIIKELQKYKVTKVNSVTVIIGDLTNLGEEQMSFAYEIVTRGTILEGSEFIVEHEPIELKCKSCGFTGPAKVLTDPDFDSHSIPVLACPECGGAVDVIKGQSCIVKCMDIEEAE, encoded by the coding sequence ATGCACGAGGTTTCAGTCGTAGCCACACTGGTCGATGCGATCATCAAGGAACTCCAGAAATACAAGGTGACAAAGGTCAATAGCGTCACCGTGATAATCGGAGACCTCACCAACCTCGGTGAGGAGCAGATGAGCTTCGCATACGAGATCGTGACCCGCGGGACGATCCTTGAGGGTTCGGAGTTCATTGTGGAGCACGAGCCTATCGAACTGAAATGCAAATCATGCGGCTTCACCGGCCCAGCCAAGGTGCTCACGGACCCGGATTTCGATTCTCATTCAATCCCGGTCCTTGCATGCCCCGAATGCGGCGGTGCGGTGGATGTCATAAAGGGACAGTCATGCATAGTGAAATGCATGGACATCGAGGAGGCAGAGTGA
- a CDS encoding endonuclease III — protein MAGKNKVSEILDILSQDYNKGAYPGRNSEGLNPEWPCDPFHVLIATILSQRTKDDNTRKASDNLFHKYDSVEEIADADVEDVIQLVHSAGFPRQKGTAIVECCKILRDEYDCVVPSDTDEMMKLPMVGRKTAACVRSYAMDIPSICVDTHVHRISNLMGLVDTKNPEETEFALMDITPRERWSDINRYMVRHGQVVCLPNHPHCERCKVIKYCKHGKSVKK, from the coding sequence ATGGCTGGAAAGAACAAAGTGAGCGAGATACTGGACATACTGTCGCAGGACTACAACAAGGGAGCCTATCCCGGAAGGAACTCAGAAGGACTGAATCCCGAGTGGCCGTGCGATCCGTTCCATGTGCTGATCGCCACGATCCTCTCCCAGCGCACCAAGGACGACAACACCAGGAAGGCATCGGATAATCTCTTCCACAAGTATGATTCCGTGGAGGAGATCGCGGATGCCGATGTGGAGGACGTCATACAGCTAGTCCACTCTGCCGGATTCCCCAGGCAGAAAGGGACCGCGATCGTTGAATGCTGCAAGATTCTCAGGGACGAGTACGACTGCGTCGTGCCCTCCGACACCGACGAGATGATGAAACTGCCGATGGTAGGAAGGAAGACGGCTGCATGTGTGAGGTCTTATGCCATGGACATCCCGTCTATCTGCGTGGACACGCATGTGCACAGGATCTCGAACCTCATGGGGCTTGTGGATACGAAGAATCCCGAGGAGACTGAATTCGCCCTCATGGACATCACTCCAAGGGAACGCTGGTCGGATATCAACAGGTACATGGTCAGGCACGGCCAGGTGGTGTGCCTTCCGAACCATCCGCACTGCGAGAGGTGCAAGGTCATCAAATACTGCAAGCACGGAAAATCGGTCAAGAAATGA
- a CDS encoding bifunctional folylpolyglutamate synthase/dihydrofolate synthase, which yields MSGPNVEWLDGLNVRGIKPGLESITALLGALNDPQKGLRTIHVAGSDGKGSVCCMLESILIASGYRVGMFTSPHILKVNECIRIDGDDISDDLLEDCLSKVKRASEGSGCQCTNFEALTACALTAFREEGVDIAIVEVGMGGRLDCTNLVEPEVTVINNISMEHTRYLGSTLEEIASEKAGIMKPDIPCVTINTGKALDVITENSERLGCSLTVIDPEEVEVLENASDHIIMRYCESNYRVGLPGRFQGRNAALAIEAVRSLKDYSRIMHFVPIGLDCACWPARMQKLEGLPIILDVTHTKKGAECLRDDIEQIYGKVILVSAMLSDKDLDGVAELLSPIASKIYVSSPNSPRAADKDHLGSIYRRHHSDVTVCQTVGDAVEQAINDGGTILVTGSFRTAEDCLRWLERTK from the coding sequence ATGAGCGGTCCGAACGTCGAATGGTTGGATGGACTCAACGTCCGCGGGATAAAGCCCGGACTTGAGAGCATCACAGCCCTGCTGGGAGCACTTAATGATCCGCAGAAGGGCCTTAGGACCATACACGTTGCGGGCAGCGACGGCAAGGGTTCTGTTTGCTGCATGCTTGAATCGATCCTCATCGCTTCTGGTTACAGAGTGGGGATGTTCACATCACCTCATATTCTGAAGGTCAACGAATGCATCCGCATTGACGGAGATGATATCTCCGATGATCTCCTGGAAGATTGCCTGTCCAAGGTCAAAAGGGCATCCGAAGGATCCGGATGCCAATGCACCAACTTCGAGGCCCTGACCGCATGTGCCCTCACGGCATTCCGTGAAGAGGGAGTGGACATCGCTATCGTCGAGGTCGGCATGGGAGGCAGGCTCGACTGCACCAATCTGGTGGAGCCGGAGGTCACTGTGATCAACAACATCAGCATGGAGCACACCAGATATCTGGGTTCCACTCTCGAGGAGATCGCATCCGAGAAGGCAGGCATCATGAAGCCCGACATTCCCTGCGTCACAATCAACACAGGAAAGGCTCTTGACGTAATCACCGAGAACTCGGAGAGGCTCGGATGCTCCCTCACGGTCATCGACCCCGAGGAAGTTGAAGTCCTCGAGAACGCATCGGACCACATCATTATGCGCTACTGCGAAAGCAACTATCGCGTCGGTCTGCCTGGAAGATTCCAGGGCCGCAATGCCGCTCTGGCGATCGAAGCGGTGCGCTCGCTTAAGGATTACAGCAGGATCATGCATTTCGTCCCAATAGGTCTGGACTGCGCCTGCTGGCCCGCGAGGATGCAGAAGCTGGAAGGATTGCCGATAATCCTCGATGTCACCCATACCAAGAAAGGAGCGGAGTGCCTTAGGGATGACATAGAACAGATCTACGGCAAGGTCATCCTTGTCTCAGCGATGCTCAGCGACAAGGACCTGGACGGTGTGGCGGAGTTGCTGTCTCCGATAGCATCGAAGATCTACGTATCCTCACCGAATTCCCCAAGAGCGGCGGACAAGGATCATCTTGGATCGATTTACAGAAGGCACCACAGCGATGTGACGGTCTGTCAGACCGTAGGAGATGCTGTGGAGCAAGCAATTAATGACGGAGGAACCATTCTGGTGACGGGTTCCTTCAGGACCGCGGAGGACTGTCTTAGATGGCTGGAAAGAACAAAGTGA
- a CDS encoding RimK family alpha-L-glutamate ligase, with translation MRGAVVINGHLCNDSFREPADMIVQAGSRAGIPIEVFHNTDLTVPIGDEEAFHEKLGDCDFVVFWDKDVKLAKNLEVCGYPVFNCSECIRVCDDKSLTHLTLADYGIPSIRTLASPMTFGQPLGDWVKTAQDILGYPMVVKDCFGSFGEQVRLIVDETDLMNESSDPVPKIFQEYIECDAEDIRIEVVGEKVVASVKRKAAEGDFRANASNGGTMTKYVPTEEEAILAIDAAAAVQADFAGVDIINSPEGPVVCEVNSNAHITNLKNATGIDVSDHIIRHIVNLIQ, from the coding sequence ATGAGAGGAGCTGTAGTCATCAACGGGCACCTTTGCAACGATTCCTTCAGGGAACCTGCCGATATGATCGTCCAGGCAGGATCAAGGGCGGGCATCCCGATAGAGGTCTTCCACAACACCGATCTGACCGTTCCCATTGGGGATGAGGAGGCGTTCCATGAGAAGCTCGGCGATTGCGATTTCGTCGTATTCTGGGACAAGGATGTGAAGCTCGCCAAGAACCTGGAGGTGTGCGGATATCCGGTGTTCAACTGCTCTGAGTGCATCAGGGTATGCGACGATAAGTCCCTCACCCATCTCACATTGGCAGATTACGGCATCCCGTCCATCAGGACTCTGGCCTCCCCGATGACTTTCGGACAGCCCCTCGGGGATTGGGTGAAGACCGCCCAGGACATCCTCGGCTATCCGATGGTCGTCAAGGATTGTTTCGGCTCCTTCGGGGAGCAGGTGAGGCTCATCGTCGATGAGACCGACCTAATGAACGAATCATCGGATCCAGTTCCGAAGATCTTCCAGGAGTACATCGAATGCGATGCCGAGGACATAAGGATAGAGGTCGTCGGAGAGAAGGTTGTCGCATCAGTCAAGCGCAAGGCCGCAGAGGGTGATTTCAGGGCCAACGCCAGCAACGGAGGCACCATGACCAAGTACGTCCCGACGGAGGAGGAAGCGATCCTCGCAATAGATGCTGCAGCGGCGGTCCAGGCGGACTTCGCCGGAGTGGACATCATCAATTCGCCGGAAGGCCCAGTTGTATGCGAGGTGAACTCCAACGCTCACATCACTAATCTGAAGAACGCTACCGGCATCGACGTCTCCGACCACATCATCAGGCATATAGTCAACCTCATACAGTGA
- a CDS encoding ATP-grasp domain-containing protein, protein MRCWILYDRTDLESNTFFAERLRDCGNELGMDCSIVTTDTMDIEDAPEIVISRIRDSDLVSQLEDYGSTVFNKSSVCRICNDKSFTYSFVKSLGIPILPFSFPGQQLPPGPPWVVKSCIGHGGSEVFKAENEKEVSEYCDRLDGRKPIVQQFASSPGRDLRVYVLGGRIIASVMRSSDSDFRANFKLGGKAELVEPPAEVVDIVRRIVPELMADFIGIDFVSGDGKVYLNEIEDVVGTRMLYSLTDLDPARMYMEYVAHSKMSL, encoded by the coding sequence TTGAGATGCTGGATTCTCTATGACAGGACGGACCTGGAGTCCAATACGTTCTTCGCCGAACGTCTAAGGGATTGCGGCAACGAGCTGGGCATGGATTGTTCTATCGTTACCACTGATACCATGGACATCGAGGACGCTCCCGAGATAGTCATCTCGCGCATAAGGGACAGCGATCTCGTCTCACAGCTGGAGGATTACGGGAGCACCGTGTTCAACAAATCCTCTGTCTGCAGGATATGCAACGACAAGTCATTCACATACTCCTTCGTGAAGAGCCTGGGGATACCGATCCTTCCTTTCTCGTTCCCTGGGCAGCAGCTTCCGCCAGGTCCTCCTTGGGTGGTCAAATCATGTATAGGCCACGGAGGGTCCGAGGTCTTCAAGGCTGAGAACGAGAAGGAAGTATCCGAATACTGCGACAGACTGGACGGAAGGAAGCCCATAGTCCAGCAATTCGCATCATCCCCTGGCAGGGATCTGCGCGTCTATGTCCTCGGAGGCAGGATAATCGCATCGGTCATGCGCTCGTCTGATTCGGATTTCAGGGCCAATTTCAAGCTTGGCGGGAAGGCAGAACTGGTCGAGCCTCCAGCAGAGGTCGTCGATATTGTGAGAAGGATAGTCCCCGAACTCATGGCCGATTTCATCGGCATAGACTTCGTGTCCGGGGACGGTAAGGTTTACCTGAACGAGATTGAGGATGTGGTGGGCACCAGGATGCTCTACTCGCTCACGGATCTCGATCCGGCGAGGATGTACATGGAGTACGTCGCTCACTCGAAGATGTCCTTGTAA
- a CDS encoding asparagine synthase-related protein, producing the protein MSVEIDNLQNALVSAIKSQVQGEDIAVAFSGGLDSGLVAAIAKEYARSVTLYTSGKDQSYDVVMAQEMSERLGLPWLHIPLTEDNIEARLREMISITGTSSPLTLSFELPLFFVCRTVREKYVLSGQGSDELFAGYSKYIGLSIDELDRMRKADLGKLISSTIPHETKVADHFGRKVLYPYMDSIVTMQVNALDLNELKPADADHRKILLRQVATNLGYPFIAEKKKKAAQYGSGTMDLVRKVAENKGMTYAELVDSIYKDIFE; encoded by the coding sequence ATGTCCGTTGAAATCGACAATCTCCAGAACGCGCTCGTTTCGGCAATCAAGAGCCAAGTCCAGGGCGAGGACATCGCTGTGGCATTCTCCGGAGGATTGGACTCCGGCCTCGTGGCCGCGATAGCGAAAGAGTACGCAAGATCCGTGACCCTGTACACGTCCGGTAAGGACCAGTCATACGACGTGGTCATGGCACAGGAGATGTCAGAGAGGCTCGGCCTACCCTGGCTTCACATCCCCCTCACCGAGGATAACATCGAGGCCAGGCTCAGGGAGATGATCTCGATTACCGGGACCTCCAGCCCTCTTACCCTCTCGTTCGAGCTCCCGCTGTTCTTCGTATGCAGGACCGTCCGCGAGAAGTACGTGCTGAGCGGACAGGGATCTGACGAGCTCTTCGCCGGATACTCGAAGTACATCGGACTCTCCATCGATGAGCTGGACAGGATGAGGAAGGCGGACCTAGGAAAGCTCATTTCCTCTACCATCCCTCACGAGACCAAGGTCGCTGACCACTTCGGAAGGAAGGTCCTGTACCCCTACATGGATTCCATCGTCACCATGCAGGTCAACGCACTGGACCTCAACGAGCTGAAGCCCGCCGATGCGGATCACAGGAAGATACTCCTCAGGCAGGTTGCAACCAACCTCGGATACCCCTTCATCGCTGAAAAGAAGAAGAAGGCGGCCCAGTACGGATCCGGAACCATGGACCTCGTCCGCAAGGTGGCCGAGAACAAGGGCATGACCTACGCGGAGCTCGTCGACAGCATTTACAAGGACATCTTCGAGTGA
- the nikR gene encoding nickel-responsive transcriptional regulator NikR: protein MTGVTRIGVSLEPNLLEAFDADIAKKGYSSRSEALRDLVRDSLAENEWKNDDEWMVGTVVIVYDHTASAVGEKITDLEHHHQGLVKTSVHIHLDDSKCMEILICEDKLASLKEFASEITSLKGVLRGRLTMVAPSSGNMHHIGHRH from the coding sequence ATGACAGGCGTCACCCGTATCGGCGTATCACTCGAGCCCAATCTTTTGGAAGCTTTCGACGCGGATATCGCGAAGAAAGGATACAGCAGCAGATCAGAAGCATTGCGCGATCTGGTCCGCGATTCCCTCGCAGAGAACGAGTGGAAGAACGATGACGAGTGGATGGTCGGTACAGTCGTGATCGTCTACGACCATACGGCTTCCGCGGTCGGAGAGAAGATCACAGACCTCGAGCACCATCACCAGGGGCTCGTGAAGACCTCTGTCCACATACACCTGGACGATTCCAAGTGCATGGAGATCCTCATCTGCGAGGACAAGCTCGCTTCCCTCAAGGAGTTCGCCTCCGAGATCACAAGCCTCAAAGGCGTCCTAAGGGGAAGGCTCACCATGGTAGCGCCCTCCTCGGGCAACATGCACCACATCGGCCACAGGCACTGA